The DNA segment AGCTCACGCGGTGGACGTCGCCCCGCGTGGTCGAGGTGAACTCGACGACACGCGCGCTCAGCACGACCGATTTCGCCTTGCCGAAGTCCGCCTTCTTCGCGGCGCTGGAGAGCATGCCGCGCAGCGCCCGCGCCCGCTGGGCCTGGCCCTCGCCCGCGGGGACGTCGACGCTCTTCCATTCGACCTTGGTGTCGCGGGCGAAGGTCGATGCTGGCGAGGCCGTGAGCGTGGTCAGGGCCATCACCGCCGAGAGCAGCCATCGTGACGCGCGGCGCATGCGCGCAGGGTAGGGGGCCGCGGGCTCGCCGGCCAAGTTCGCGCACGGCGCGCGGGCGCCGCGCGCGCGATCGCCGCGCTCGCGCCGCGATCGGGCCCGCGCTATGCCGTGGCCTGGAAGCGAGGTTCGATGGAGCGCAGCTCGCCGGGGGGAGATCGACGGGATCGACGAGGACGAGATCGACGCGCGCGCGCCCGCGCGCTCCGCGGGGGCGGATGGCTCGCCGCGCTGCTCGCGATCGCCGCCACGCCTGCAGCGGGCAACGCCCAGTCGCCGCGTCCGGGAGGCGCGAAGGCGGGCGCGAGCGCGCCTGCAGCCGGCAGCGCGCCGGCGCCGCGCGCGGGGGGCGCGAAGGCAGGCGCTGGCGCGCCCGCGGCGGGCGGCGCGCCGGCCTCCGAGAAGCGCGCGCCCATCGTGCTGGCGCTGCGGTGGACCGCCGCGACGCCCGACGAGATGCTCGGCGCGGCGCTGGCCCGCGCGCGGCGGGGCGGCGACGACGCGTTTGCCGGGCTCGTGATCGCGGCGGCGCTCGCGGACCGCGCCGCGCAGGGCCGCGCACGGGAAGGCCTCGCGCAGATCGGGGCGTCCTCCTCGCCGCTCGCCGACGAGGCGCGCTGGCTCGCCGCCTCGCTCGCCCCGGAGCCGCCGGCGGCGACGTGGCCCGGCGCGCGCGCCGTCTCGTACGACGCGCCCCCGGACCCGTCCGGGCTCGTCAAGGCGTTCGCGGTCCTCGGCCCCTTCCAGGACAACTCGGGCGGCGGGCTCGCGCGCCGCGAGGGGCCCGAGGCGGAAGGCCAGCGCTTCTCGGACATGAGCGCCCGCTACGCCTGGGGGGTGTACGACGTCGCGTGGCGCAGGGTGCTGCCCGCCGCGTCGACCGCGCGCGGCGTGCCGCTCGATCTTTACATCCATCCGCGCACCGAGACCTGCACGTACCTCGCCTCGCGCGTGACCGTCCCGGCCGCGCTCGATCGCAAGCCGATCCTCGCCCACGTCGCCGCGACGGGCGCCGTGCGGCTCGCGTGGGACGGCGCCCACGTCGCCGCGAGCGAGGCGGCGCACGAGCGCCTCGTGCTCGACCGCATCGCCGCGCGCGTCGAGGCGCCCGCCGGCGATCACCTGCTCGCCCTCAAGGTGTGCACCGGGGCCATCGCCGACGAGGGGCGCGTCCGCGTGCGCTTCACCGACGAGGACCGCCGGCCTGTGGCGCTCGCGACCTCGTCGGACCTCACGCCGCTCAAGCTGCCGCCGGCCCCGCCCCCTGGCGCGCGCGCCGCGACCGCCGTCGCGACGGCGCTCGACAGGGCGCTCGACGCGGGCGCGTCGCAGTCGCTCGAGCAGACCCTCACGGCCGTCGTGGCGCGCACGCTCGGGGGCGCCGACGACCAGCGGTCGCCCCGCGCGCCCGGGCTGCTCGACCGTGTTACGCGGTCGCCCGGGATCTCCGCCGACGCGCTCGCCCTGGCGGGGTGGGTGTCCCCGTTCGGCGCGAACCGCAGCGGCTGGCTCGAGGCCGCGCGCGCCCGGGGCCTCGCGGAGAAGGACCGGGCCACCGCGGCGTTCGCGCAGCGCCGGCTGGTCGCCGCCCACCTCGCCTCGGAGCGGGTCGACTGGGCCGCGGCCGCGCTGCGCGACGAGCCGCTGCGCTCGGCGCGCGATCCCGAGGCGCGCGTCCTCAGGGCGCTCGTCAAGAAGAAGCTCGCGACGGCGGGGCTCACGCGGGCCGGGCTCGAGGAGCTGCTCGCGGTCGAGCGCGAGCAGAAGGACCGGACGCCGGTCGTCGTCTGGCAGGAGATCGCGGCCGCGGCCCGGCTCGACCCGGCGCTCGAGCTGCGGGCCGCGCGCAGGCTCGCCGAGATCGCGCCCGAGTCGCGGGGCGCGTCCTACGTGCTCGCGTTCGAGCCCGACGGCGGCGCCGCGCTGGAGGTGGCGGCCGCGGGGGCGCTCGCGCAGCAGACGTCGGCCGAGGACGTCATCCGCATCGGCCGCGCGCTCCACGACGCGGGGCGCGTCGCGTGGGCGCGCGAGGTGCTGTCGTACGCCACGCACGTCGCGCCGAACCAGCCCGCCGCGTTCCAGGCGCTCGCCGCGGTCCGCGAGGGCGGCGCGGGCGCGCGGGCGACGGCCACGGCCGCCGCGTCGCGCGTGGCCACGGCGGCGCTCGCGCGGGCGCGCGACCTCACGCCTGGCGATCCGTTCCTCAAGGCCGAGCTCGCGCTCCGCCTCGGCGAGGGCTCGGCCGGCGCGCCGGGCCGGCAGCGCATGCGCGACGAGCAGCACATCGTCGCGCCCGACGTCTTCCTCGCACGCGCGCGGCAGACCCCGGCGAAGAAGGGGGAGGTGGCCGACCGGCAGCTCCACTGGGTGCGCGTCGTGACGTACCACCCGGACAAGCGCGTCTCGCAGCTCATGCACTACGCGCGCGAGATCGTCATCGAGCCGCGCACCGATCAGGATCTCTACGAGCGCGACATCCCCGCCGAGGGGGAGGACACCGAGCTCCTGTTCGCGCGGGTCCACCGCAAGGACGGCACGGTGGCGCAGCCGGACGAGCAGGGCGCGGGAGGGCAGAAGCCGTTCGTGCGCTGGCCCGAGCTCAAGGCGGGGGACGTGGTGGAGGTCGCGGTGCGCTCGTGGACCCGGGGCCCCGTCGGCCGCCGGGGCGACGCGCCGTTCTACTTCATCGACTACGTCGGCTCGACCGACACGCGGCCGATCCTCTACAACGAGGTCGTCGTCGACTCGCCGGCGAGCGATCCCCTGGCGATCGACGTATTGAACGGCAAGGCCGAGCGGGTGCTCAGGTCCGAGAAGGACGGCCGCCAGGTGACGCGGTACATCTGGGACGACCCGCCCGAGGTGCCCGAGGAGCCGCTCGCCCCGCACCTCGCGGAGGTGCTGCCGGTCGTCGTGGGCTCGACGTTCCACGGATGGCACGACTTCCGGGAGTGGTACCGGGGCGCGGTCGCTGGCTTCATGGAGCCCGACGATCAGGTCCGCCGGCTCGCCGCGGAGCTCACCAAGGGCAAGGCCACGCGCGAGGACAAGCTGCGGGCGCTCTTCGACTTCGTGTCGGACGACATCCGGTACGTGAACTTCGTGTCGGGCGAGTGGTGGCTGCCGAACCGCCCGCAGGAGCTCCTGGCGCGGCGCCAGGGCGACTGCGACGACAAGGCGATGCTGCTCATCACGCTGCTCAAGTCGATCGGCATCGAGGCGACGGAGGTGCTGGTGCAGACGCGCTACACGGGCCAGCCCTCGCTGCTCCGGAGCGAGGTGGCGGCGATCCCGGTGTTCGATCACGGCATCGCGTACCTCCCGGGCGCGGGCGGCGCGCCGGGCCTGTGGCTCGACGCGACGAGCCCGCAGAGCCGCCTGGGTCCGCTGCCGGCGATGGACGCGCGCACGCTGGCGCTGTTCGTCGACGAGGGGCCGCCGAAGATCGTGGAGACGCCGGCGAGCTCGCCGGCCGATCACGGCGTCGACGCCGAGTGGACGATCGCGCTGCTCCCCTCCGGCGCGGGCGAGCTCGCGGCGAAGGAGCGGCACATCGGCGACGCGGCGTTCGAGCTCCGGTCGAACCTGGCGGAGGCCGACGCGCGCGCGCAGTGGGTCGAGCAGTACCTCGCGTACGGCTGGTTCCCGACGGTCGACGTGAAGCCCAAGGTGGCGTTCCAGGCCGATCTCCCGCACGGGGCGGCGACGCTCGAGTACGAGGCGCGCTCCGAGGGGCTCGCCCGCCGCGAGGGCGCCGAGCTCTCCGTGCCGCTCTCGGGCGCGTCCACGATGACGTCGCAGCTCGCGCCGCTCGTGAAGCGCACGCTGCCGGTGGTCCTGCCGCCGAGCTTCGCGCCGCGGCACCACAACCGGACGATCACGATCACCGCCCCGCCCGGGTACGTGTTCGCCGAGCTCCCGCCGGGCGGCGACGAGAACGGCGGCGCGTTCGGGCGGGCGACGATCTCCTTCGCGAAGGCGCCCGGCAAGAACGCGGTGGTGGTGAAGGAGCGCGTGATCCTCGATCAGTCGACCATCCCGGTGGCGCAGTACGCCGCCTGGCGCGGCTGGCTGCAGCGGGTCGACGGGCTCTTGCACCGGATGGTGCGGCTCTCGCCTGTCGCGCCCGCGACCAAGCAGGCGCGCAGCGCGCTGGACACCGAGGCAGGCGGCGGCGCCGGTGCGGCGCCGCCGCAGGCGCGCGGCGCGATCCACTGACGAGCGGCTTCGCCCTCGCGCGGGCGGCGCGCCAGGCGCTTGCTCGTCCGCTCGCGGCGGCGGCGATCGGCCATCCCGCGCGCCGCGTCCACCCGCCGGCCACGCGCGCCATCGCGGTTGGTACCGTTCTGGCTAGCCGATCCCTGTCGTACGCACGCACAACCCCGAACGCGCTGCCCAGGGGAGGGACTCGCCATGTCGCTCGAAGAGTACCGACGCCCGCGAATGATCGTTCTTAGCCCGCGCTCGACCGCTTATGACGCCGTGAGGGCGATGATGGACAACCACGTCGGCGCGGTCCTGGTCCACGACGGCCAGCGCCTCGCCGGCATCGTGACCGACCGCGATATCGCGCTGGAGGTCGTGGCAGGCGACCTCGACGCGCGCAGCACGATGCTGCGCGACATCATGTCGGACGAGATCGCGACGCTCGAGCTCGACGCGTCGATCGACGACGCCGTGCGCACCATGCGCGATCATGCGTGTCGGCGCGTGCCGGTGACCGAGCAAGGGCGGCCCGTCGGCCTGGTGACCCTCGACGATCTGCTCGCCGATGGGGTCATCGACGCGGAGGTCGCCGGCTCCGTCGTGAAGGCGCAGCTCGAGGTGGCCGCCCGGTTCAAGCCGGAAGGCGCGATGCACCCCGAGGCGACCGCGCGCCCGGAGCGCTCGCACGGCCGCGTGCGCGCCCTCACCCGGCGCAAGGCGCGCGCCGACAGCGCGTATGGCCGGCTGATCCACGCCGTCGAGCGCCACAGCGGCCTCCAGCAGCGCGACCGCGCGGAGCTCGCGCTGCAGATCGTCCTCGGCTGCCTCTGCCGCAGGGTGACGCCCCAGGAGGCGCGGCACCTCGTCGCGCAGCTGCCCTCGAAGCTCCACCCGTCGCTCGAGCCGTTCCTCGACGGGCCCGACAAGCGCATCACGACCGCGACCATCGAGGCCGACGTCGCGCGCGAGCTGCGCATGGACCGCGAGGCCGCCGGCTTCGTGCTGCAGGCGATCTGCGAGGCCGTCGCCGACAGCGTGTCCGCGGGGGAGATCGAGGGGTTCCGCGGTCAGCTCCCGCTCGACATGAAGGACCTGTTCCCGCCGACCCCGCTGCGCCGGGCCGTCTAGCTACGCTTGCGGCCAGACCACGCCGCGGGCGCGCAGATCGGCGACGGTGTCCGCGAGGGTCTCGAGCGGGTCGCGCGGCGTCCAGCCGAGCTCTCGCCGGGCCTTCGTCGCGTCGAGGTACCAGAAGTGCTGGCCCATCTCGGCCGACACCGGATCGACCGGCAGATCGAACGGCAGCCGCTTCCGCGCCTGCTCGATGAGGTGCGCGCCCGCCTTCGCGAGCGCGATGCTCCGCGGCAGCCGCAGGGCGGGGGCCGGGACGCCGGAGATGCGCGCGAGGCGGCGGAAGAAGACCTCCAGGCTCATGTTGGCGGCGCCGAGCAGGTAGCGCTCGCCCGCGCGGCCCTTGTCCATCGCCAGCGCCATGCCCTGGGCCGCGTCGCGGGCGTCGACGAAGGAGAGGCCGCCCGCGGGGGTGAAGGGGAGCCGGCGCTCGAGGAAGCTCACGATGTCCCCGGTCGAGGCGCCGTGGACGTCGCCCGGGCCGAGCAGGATGCTCGGGTTGACGGCGACGACCTCGAAGCCGGGCCCGCTGCGATCGAACGCCGCGCGCTCGGCGTACAGCTTCGAGCGGTAGTAGGGCCAGCCGGCGATGAGG comes from the Sorangium aterium genome and includes:
- a CDS encoding DUF2267 domain-containing protein, whose amino-acid sequence is MSLEEYRRPRMIVLSPRSTAYDAVRAMMDNHVGAVLVHDGQRLAGIVTDRDIALEVVAGDLDARSTMLRDIMSDEIATLELDASIDDAVRTMRDHACRRVPVTEQGRPVGLVTLDDLLADGVIDAEVAGSVVKAQLEVAARFKPEGAMHPEATARPERSHGRVRALTRRKARADSAYGRLIHAVERHSGLQQRDRAELALQIVLGCLCRRVTPQEARHLVAQLPSKLHPSLEPFLDGPDKRITTATIEADVARELRMDREAAGFVLQAICEAVADSVSAGEIEGFRGQLPLDMKDLFPPTPLRRAV
- a CDS encoding NAD-dependent epimerase/dehydratase family protein, whose product is MSRYLVTGATGFLGSHLVTALRGGGHDVVALCRTEAPALAEQGVELRRGDIFDAGSVRGAAEGCDGVFHCAGRVSRRREDAEALYRTHVEGTKITLDACRDAGVKRAVIASTSGVVAVSKDPSDVRDETAATPIDLIAGWPYYRSKLYAERAAFDRSGPGFEVVAVNPSILLGPGDVHGASTGDIVSFLERRLPFTPAGGLSFVDARDAAQGMALAMDKGRAGERYLLGAANMSLEVFFRRLARISGVPAPALRLPRSIALAKAGAHLIEQARKRLPFDLPVDPVSAEMGQHFWYLDATKARRELGWTPRDPLETLADTVADLRARGVVWPQA
- a CDS encoding transglutaminase-like domain-containing protein, with amino-acid sequence MERSSPGGDRRDRRGRDRRARARALRGGGWLAALLAIAATPAAGNAQSPRPGGAKAGASAPAAGSAPAPRAGGAKAGAGAPAAGGAPASEKRAPIVLALRWTAATPDEMLGAALARARRGGDDAFAGLVIAAALADRAAQGRAREGLAQIGASSSPLADEARWLAASLAPEPPAATWPGARAVSYDAPPDPSGLVKAFAVLGPFQDNSGGGLARREGPEAEGQRFSDMSARYAWGVYDVAWRRVLPAASTARGVPLDLYIHPRTETCTYLASRVTVPAALDRKPILAHVAATGAVRLAWDGAHVAASEAAHERLVLDRIAARVEAPAGDHLLALKVCTGAIADEGRVRVRFTDEDRRPVALATSSDLTPLKLPPAPPPGARAATAVATALDRALDAGASQSLEQTLTAVVARTLGGADDQRSPRAPGLLDRVTRSPGISADALALAGWVSPFGANRSGWLEAARARGLAEKDRATAAFAQRRLVAAHLASERVDWAAAALRDEPLRSARDPEARVLRALVKKKLATAGLTRAGLEELLAVEREQKDRTPVVVWQEIAAAARLDPALELRAARRLAEIAPESRGASYVLAFEPDGGAALEVAAAGALAQQTSAEDVIRIGRALHDAGRVAWAREVLSYATHVAPNQPAAFQALAAVREGGAGARATATAAASRVATAALARARDLTPGDPFLKAELALRLGEGSAGAPGRQRMRDEQHIVAPDVFLARARQTPAKKGEVADRQLHWVRVVTYHPDKRVSQLMHYAREIVIEPRTDQDLYERDIPAEGEDTELLFARVHRKDGTVAQPDEQGAGGQKPFVRWPELKAGDVVEVAVRSWTRGPVGRRGDAPFYFIDYVGSTDTRPILYNEVVVDSPASDPLAIDVLNGKAERVLRSEKDGRQVTRYIWDDPPEVPEEPLAPHLAEVLPVVVGSTFHGWHDFREWYRGAVAGFMEPDDQVRRLAAELTKGKATREDKLRALFDFVSDDIRYVNFVSGEWWLPNRPQELLARRQGDCDDKAMLLITLLKSIGIEATEVLVQTRYTGQPSLLRSEVAAIPVFDHGIAYLPGAGGAPGLWLDATSPQSRLGPLPAMDARTLALFVDEGPPKIVETPASSPADHGVDAEWTIALLPSGAGELAAKERHIGDAAFELRSNLAEADARAQWVEQYLAYGWFPTVDVKPKVAFQADLPHGAATLEYEARSEGLARREGAELSVPLSGASTMTSQLAPLVKRTLPVVLPPSFAPRHHNRTITITAPPGYVFAELPPGGDENGGAFGRATISFAKAPGKNAVVVKERVILDQSTIPVAQYAAWRGWLQRVDGLLHRMVRLSPVAPATKQARSALDTEAGGGAGAAPPQARGAIH